A stretch of the Bacteroidota bacterium genome encodes the following:
- a CDS encoding response regulator produces the protein MKAIIVDDERLARNELRRLLSEHPEVEILDEAANVDEAVEKIKAHDPDVIFLDIQMPGKTGFDLLEELDRSPRVIFTTAYDEYAIKAFEFNALDYLLKPIDPARLTEALKKIKLEKKEDEELELRYASKQLKAEDQVFVKDGDRCWFVKLEEVRLFESEGNYVRLFFRDQKPLILKTLNYLDERLDSRTFFRANRKHIINLKYIENIEPWLNGGLLVKMKDGKKVEVSRRQSIKFKEMLSL, from the coding sequence ATGAAAGCTATTATCGTTGATGACGAGCGTTTAGCGAGAAATGAGTTAAGGCGGCTTCTTTCAGAACATCCAGAAGTGGAGATTCTCGATGAGGCTGCGAATGTGGATGAGGCAGTCGAAAAAATAAAGGCTCACGACCCTGATGTTATTTTTCTTGACATTCAGATGCCGGGGAAGACCGGATTTGATCTTTTGGAAGAACTTGACAGGTCGCCCCGGGTGATTTTCACTACTGCCTATGATGAATATGCAATTAAGGCTTTTGAATTTAACGCTCTCGATTATCTTCTTAAACCGATAGATCCGGCAAGACTGACCGAGGCATTGAAGAAGATAAAGCTCGAGAAAAAAGAGGATGAAGAACTTGAGCTCCGATATGCAAGCAAGCAGTTGAAAGCCGAAGATCAGGTTTTTGTAAAAGACGGTGACAGATGCTGGTTTGTGAAACTTGAAGAAGTCAGACTTTTCGAGTCGGAAGGCAATTATGTAAGATTGTTTTTCAGGGATCAAAAACCATTAATACTTAAAACCCTCAATTATCTTGATGAGAGACTGGACAGCCGCACATTTTTCCGGGCAAACAGGAAGCATATCATCAATCTTAAATATATCGAGAACATAGAGCCGTGGCTCAACGGCGGTCTGCTTGTGAAGATGAAAGACGGCAAGAAGGTTGAAGTTTCGAGAAGGCAGTCGATTAAATTTAAAGAGATGCTTTCACTGTAA